Proteins from one Nyctibius grandis isolate bNycGra1 chromosome 2, bNycGra1.pri, whole genome shotgun sequence genomic window:
- the RFC3 gene encoding replication factor C subunit 3 isoform X2, which produces MCLLRELYGAGVEKLRIEHQSITAPSKKKIEISTIASNYHLEVNPSDAGNNDRVVIQELLKTVAQSQQLETSTQRDFKVVLLTEVDKLTKDAQHALRRTMEKYMATCRLILCCNSMSKIIGPIQSRCLAVRVPAPSIEDICHVLSSVCKKEGLTLPQELAQRLAEKSGRNLRKALLMCESCRVQQYPFTADQDIPEMDWEVYLRETANAIVGQQTPQRLLEVRGRLYELLTHCIPPEIIMKGLLTELLNNCDGQLKGEVAQMAAFYEHRLQLGSKAIYHLEAFVAKFMAIYKKFMEDGLDDMLF; this is translated from the exons ATGTGTTTGTTAAGGGAATTATATGGTGCAGGAGTGGAAAAACTGAGGATTGAGCATCAGAGTATaacg GCAccttctaaaaagaaaattgaaattaGCACCATTGCAAGTAATTATCACCTTGAAGTTAACCCAAG TGATGCAGGAAACAATGACCGTGTAGTAATTCAGGAACTCTTGAAGACAGTAGCACAGTCCCAACAGCTTGAGACAAGTACTCAACGAGATTTTAAAG TGGTGCTGCTAACGGAAGTTGACAAACTCACTAAAGATGCTCAGCATGCTTTGCGAAGAACAATGGAGAAATACATGGCGACCTGCAGGTTGATCCTGTGCTGCAACTCCATGTCAAAAATTATAGGACCTATTCAAAGTAGATGCCTGGCTGTACGAGTGCCTGCTCCCAGCATTGAAGAT ATTTGCCATGTATTGTCCAGTGTGTGTAAGAAAGAAGGCCTGACTCTTCCTCAGGAACTGGCTCAAAGGCTTGCAGAGAAATCTGGCAGGAATCTTCGGAAAGCACTACTTATGTGTGAGTCCTGCAGAGTACAACA GTATCCTTTTACTGCTGATCAAGACATTCCTGAGATGGACTGGGAAGTGTATTTGAGAGAAACTGCAAATGCTATTGTTGGTCAACAGACACCACAAAG GCTTTTAGAGGTCCGTGGACGGCTTTATGAACTCCTGACACACTGCATTCCTCCTGAGATTATAATGAAG ggCCTCCTGACAGAACTTCTAAATAACTGTGATGGACAACTGAAAGGAGAAGTTGCACAGATGGCGGCCTTCTATGAACACCGCCTGCAACTGGGCAGCAAAGCCATTTATCATCTGGAAGCATTTGTAGCAAAGTTTATGGCAATTTACAAGAAGTTTATGGAGGATGGACTAGATGACATGCTGTTCTAA
- the RFC3 gene encoding replication factor C subunit 3 isoform X1: MSLWVDKYRPGALGRLDYHREQAAQLRNLVQCGDFPHLLVYGPSGAGKKTRIMCLLRELYGAGVEKLRIEHQSITAPSKKKIEISTIASNYHLEVNPSDAGNNDRVVIQELLKTVAQSQQLETSTQRDFKVVLLTEVDKLTKDAQHALRRTMEKYMATCRLILCCNSMSKIIGPIQSRCLAVRVPAPSIEDICHVLSSVCKKEGLTLPQELAQRLAEKSGRNLRKALLMCESCRVQQYPFTADQDIPEMDWEVYLRETANAIVGQQTPQRLLEVRGRLYELLTHCIPPEIIMKGLLTELLNNCDGQLKGEVAQMAAFYEHRLQLGSKAIYHLEAFVAKFMAIYKKFMEDGLDDMLF, encoded by the exons ATGAGCCTGTGGGTGGACAAGTACCGGCCCGGCGCCCTCGGCAGGCTGGACTACCACCGCGAGCAGGCCGCGCAGCTCCGCAACCTG GTTCAGTGTGGTGACTTCCCTCATCTGTTGGTGTATGGACCATCAGGAGCTGGAAAGAAGACAAGAATAATGTGTTTGTTAAGGGAATTATATGGTGCAGGAGTGGAAAAACTGAGGATTGAGCATCAGAGTATaacg GCAccttctaaaaagaaaattgaaattaGCACCATTGCAAGTAATTATCACCTTGAAGTTAACCCAAG TGATGCAGGAAACAATGACCGTGTAGTAATTCAGGAACTCTTGAAGACAGTAGCACAGTCCCAACAGCTTGAGACAAGTACTCAACGAGATTTTAAAG TGGTGCTGCTAACGGAAGTTGACAAACTCACTAAAGATGCTCAGCATGCTTTGCGAAGAACAATGGAGAAATACATGGCGACCTGCAGGTTGATCCTGTGCTGCAACTCCATGTCAAAAATTATAGGACCTATTCAAAGTAGATGCCTGGCTGTACGAGTGCCTGCTCCCAGCATTGAAGAT ATTTGCCATGTATTGTCCAGTGTGTGTAAGAAAGAAGGCCTGACTCTTCCTCAGGAACTGGCTCAAAGGCTTGCAGAGAAATCTGGCAGGAATCTTCGGAAAGCACTACTTATGTGTGAGTCCTGCAGAGTACAACA GTATCCTTTTACTGCTGATCAAGACATTCCTGAGATGGACTGGGAAGTGTATTTGAGAGAAACTGCAAATGCTATTGTTGGTCAACAGACACCACAAAG GCTTTTAGAGGTCCGTGGACGGCTTTATGAACTCCTGACACACTGCATTCCTCCTGAGATTATAATGAAG ggCCTCCTGACAGAACTTCTAAATAACTGTGATGGACAACTGAAAGGAGAAGTTGCACAGATGGCGGCCTTCTATGAACACCGCCTGCAACTGGGCAGCAAAGCCATTTATCATCTGGAAGCATTTGTAGCAAAGTTTATGGCAATTTACAAGAAGTTTATGGAGGATGGACTAGATGACATGCTGTTCTAA